Part of the Bacillota bacterium genome is shown below.
GCCAAGACAAAGGCGAACACACGGTCCTTGTTGTATATGAGGATCTTCCGGTAGTCTCCAGGCTCGATGCCTCCGAAGGCCATGGCTGCCCTGGTGGCAAACCCCAAGGCGAAGACGGCGCCAGAGACATCGGGGCTGAAGGATACCAGACGGGTCGGCCAGCCTATCTGGACGCCAGCTTCCACAAGCTGGTTGGAGAAGTGATTGCCCTGGTGCTCTCCGCACATGAACACGTACAGGCTCTTCTCCTGGAGTTCCCGGGCGATCTTCTGGGCGGTGGCGGGATCCGGTGCCGCTCCAACGATGGCGGCGAACCCCGGCGCGGTACCGTCCACGAACTCGATGCCCCTTCGCCTCAGGATGACATCGTCCGCCGGCCCCAGCCAGATGTTGCCGTCAGTGGGTTCCTCCTGGGCAGTGTAGAAGTCAGGCTGCTCCAGTATCCTGATGCCTTCGGCTATCTCCTCCGCGAAGAATGTGGCCATGCCTGCGTCCAGGGCAGGTCCTAGATAGGGCAGGTGGACACTCTCCTTGACATATGGGGGCAGGATCTGCCGGCACTTCTTGAACACTCCCTCGCAATCCCCCAGGTTCTGCACGGGGATCCCGAGTATCCCGTATATTATCGGAAGATAGTAGGTGGTATTTGGAAAGGCGATCTCCTGCTTGGCCCCGAACTTATCCATGGCCTGCTGCCACTGGGCTTCGGCCCTGTCCACGATCTTGTGGGCACCGCGGATCGCTGCTGAACAGATGATCTTGGACATCGTTACCCTCCTCTTTGGGCGAACCGCTTCACTCCAGAATCAAGCCAGCTCCCGCCGCATAGCCATGTCGAACAGGACCCGCTCGCGGGCCTTGTCAATTCCGAGAGCCTTACGCTTCAAGTCAATGTGGGCAATCATTAGTTTGGCTCCCTCAATGGGGTCGGGCTCAAAAGCCCACTTGCCCTTGAACCTGTCCTCCATGCCCTCGAATAGGAACTTGGTCAGTTCGTCGCTGCCCAGCGTGGGCCAGGTAACACCGAACACGGTGTAGACCCCTGACGCCACGAAGTACTGGCCTATGGAGATGGCCTTCTCGCTCATCCACTCAGGGGCGGCACCTGCGGCCGGGAGGTCACTGATGTCATCCCCAAGACCGCCTTCCTTGACTACGGCGGTGGCGGCCATGAGTATCCGGCTGTTGTCTACGCAGGACCCCATGTGTATAACAGGGGGAATACCTACGGTCTCACATACCTCGGCCAGTCCCGAGCCTGCAAATTGCGACGCGGCGTCCGGAACCAGGAGGCCCGCCTTGGCGCAGGCCATGGCGCTGCACCCTGTCTGGAGCACTATCACATCGTTCTTGATGAGCTCCTTTACCATTGCCACGTGCACTTCATCATGGGGGACCCTGGGGTTATTACATCCAACGACCCCGGCTATACCACGGATCCGGCCGTTTATGATATTGTCATTCAGAGGACGGTAGGAAGCCCGGAAGAGGCCGCCCAGGAGATAGTTGATGGTCTCGTGGGAGAAACCCGCCACCAGGTCTACTTGCTCAGCAGGGACCATAGCCTCGCCCTTTCGCTGGGTAAACGCCTCAATCGCTTGAGAAACGATGGCCTTGGCAGATGCCACGGCGTCGTGCTCGTTGAACTCGACATGTATGGCTCCGCGCATCTTGGCCTTAGGTGACGTGGTGATCACCTTGGTATGGAAGCACTGGGCCACGGTGGGGAGGGACTGCATGATACACTGGACATCCACGATCATGGCGTCCACCACCCCGGTGATGATGGCGAGTTCCTGCTGGAGGATGTTCCCCGCTAGAGGGATGCCATGCCTCATAAGGATCTCATTGGCGGTGCAGCAGATGCCCGCCATGTTGATGCCCTTGGCTCCATTGGCCCGGGCCTTCTCAAGTAATTCCGGGTCCCGGGATGCCCACACCAGCATCTCGGAGAGGAGCGGCTCGTGGCCGTGAACCACTATGTTTACCTGCTCGGGATCGAGCACGCCCAGGTTCACCCTGCCCAAGATGGGATAGGGGGTGCCAAACATGATGTCCTGGAGCTCTGTGGCTACCATTGAGCCGCCCCAGCCGTCCGCCAGTGCGGTCCTGGCACCCTGCATCAACAGGTTCTGGTAGTCCTGGTCAACCCCCATGTGGGTGCGATGCATGCACTCCACTATTTCCCTATCAATGCCCCTGGGTACCACGCCAGTCTTGCGCCAGAGTTCCTGGCGTTTCAGGGGCGCCCTGCTGATAAACCTGAGGGAATCATCAGTGGAGAACTGACTGAGAGCGATTTCCGCTACGTCCAGGGCGATATCATTTACGGGCCGGTCACCGATCTGTACTCCAAAATCCATGGCTACCTGTAGCAGTTTCTTCTCGTCTTTGATCCCGTAACCTGGAGCCTCTCCCTTGGCTGCAGAGAGAAATACCTCCGCAACGCCGCGGCCATGGTCTGAGTGGGCTGCGGTCCCCGCCGCGATCATTCTCACGAAGTTCCTCGCGGCCACCGTTTCGGGAGTCGCCCCACATACCCCTCTCCTGCCGGCCTCATCTCCTCCCTTCTTCTTGGGGAGACGGCAAGGCCCCATGGCACACATCTTGCAGCAGGCGCCATCCGCGCCTATAGGACAAGGCTTGAGCCCATCAGCGCGATCGAAAGCAGTGACCACGCCATCACAGGCCGCCTTCTCCAGCATCTGGTTGGTAGTGGAGCATATGCTCCTGACTCTCTCTTCCGCCACGTTGAAGGTCCCTCCCTGTCTAGTCCTTGCCGGACAGCCTCCCGTCAGGCAGGGTTCTTGCGTCTCTCCGTCCCAAAGCCTTCCTTGCCATACCAGTAACGTTCACCGCTTCTGAGGTATGTAAGTATCTCCTTCCTTGAGTCCAGCTTGTGCTGCCACTGGCCGATTCCCTCACCAGTGGGTTTACCATCTTCGTAGGCTGGACCGAGCACCTCGATGGCCTCCCCGTCGAATCGTTGCTTCTTCACCCAGTTCTCCGCCACCACTTTCTCACTCCTCTCCGAGTAACACGGGCTAGGGATTCGTGACACGACCCTTGGCGCACAATTAGCCGGAACGGCCCTGTCTCAGAAGGGCTGGCGCCCGGCTATAGTCCATTATTATGATCCTACTAGGAAATTGACAAAAGCACGTGTACATTTCTCCGCCAGGAAAGATGTTTCCTCCCGGGGGTTTCCGGTTGTTTGGTGGTTTTCACCGTTGGCACCGGCGGCGATGGCTATAGGGTGGGCGGAAAGATGGAAAACCCCCCAGAAGGGGGGCCTTAGCTAGCCTTTTCCGCTACGTTATTCAGGAGGTCCTCCAGCTCGTGACCCTCCAGGGTTTCCTTCTCCATCAGCGTGCCCGCGACCTTGTTGAGCATCTCCATGTTCTCCGTCAGCAGGTCCTGCGCACGCTTATAGCACAATGACACTATCCTGCGGACCTCATCATCAATGGAGGCGGCTACTTCTTCGCTGTAGTTCCTGTCCCGCGCTATATCCCGGCCCAGGAACACATGGTCTTGTTTGTTGCCGAAGGTGAGCGGGCCCAGTTTCTCGGACATCCCAAACTCCATGATCATCTTTCTCACCATCTTGGTGGCCTTCTCCAGATCATCCGAGGCACCGGTGGAGACCTCCTTGAAGATGAGTTCCTCCGAGCACCTGCCCGCCAGGGCCACCGTGATGCGGTCCATTATCTCGGACCTTGTGATGAGGTACCGGTCCTCAATGGGCAGCTGCAGCACATAGCCTAGGGCTCCCCCCCGAGGTATGATGGATACCTTGTGGACTGGATCCGTATTCGGCAGCTTCCTGGCAACAAGGGCATGAGCCGCCTCGTGAAAGGCAACTATCTTCTTCTCCTTCTCACTGATTATGCGGCTCTTCCTCTCTGGGCCCGCCAGCACACGGTCGATGGCTTCCTCCATCTCCTCCATGCCTATGATCTTGCGGCGTCTCCTTGCCGCCAGCAATGCCGCCTCGTTAACCATGTTCTCTATGTCGGCGCCGGTGAAACCCGGGGTCCTCTGGGCCAGCACATCCAGGTCCACATCGCTGGCCAGCGGCTTACTCTTGGAATGGACCTTGAGGATTTCGATCCGGCCCCTCAGGTCGGGCTTGTCAAGGACGATTTGGCGATCGAACCTGCCAGGCCTGAGAAGCGCGGGATCCAGAACATCCGGGCGGTTGGTGGCCGCTATCACTATCAAACCCTCATTCACACTGAAGCCGTCCATCTCCACCAGCAGCTGGTTAAGGGTCTGCTCCCTCTCATCGTGACCCCCGCCATATCCTGCTCCCCTCTGGCGCCCAACCGCGTCAATCTCGTCAATGAAGACGATGGCGGGGGAGCTCTTCTTGGCCTGTTCGAAAAGGTCACGAACCCTGGATGCCCCTACTCCCACGAACATCTCCACGAAATCGGAGCCGCTAATACTGAAGAAGGGCACGCCTGCCTCTCCAGCCACAGCCCGGGCCACTAACGTCTTGCCGGTTCCCGGGGCTCCGAACAACAACACGCCCTTGGGAATCCTTGCGCCTATCTCCATGTACTTCTTGGGGTGCTTCAGGAAGTCCACGATCTCCTGGAGCTCCTCCTTGACCTCGTCTACGCCCGCGACGTCACTAAAGGTGATCCGCTTCTTGTCTGCCGGAGTGTGCAGTCGGGCTCTGCTACGGCCGAACTGCATCACACGATTCCCGCCACCCTGGGTCTGCTGCATGATGAAAAAGAATGCGCCCACCACAAGTATTACTGGGAGAATGGTGCTAAGAAGCGTGGTCCACAGAGCAGGCTGGGACGGGGGCTTAACGATTATTGCGACACCCTCCTGCTCAAGGACCTGGTAGAGGGCGGGGTCTTCCGGAATGATGGCCAGGAACTCGGAGCCATCCTTGAGAACACCCGTTACCTTGTGGCCGTCCTCTACTGTCACCTGCCGGACGTTGCCTTCCCGGATCGCTGCCAGGAACTCCGTATAGGAAATCTCTCTGCTGTCAGTCCCGCCGGTGGCCAGGTAGTTGGCTATGGAGATGCTGACCAGCAGTATAAGTAGGTATACCATGATGTTCCTGAAGGCCTTGTTCACCGATCAGCCCTCCCTTCTGTGTCGATGGTGTCTACGGGTGTGGCTGTGACAATGAGCACCGTCTTAGTGTTGCCGGTCACCTTGAATACCTCTGAGAGCCTGAGTCCCACAATCCAGGCGAT
Proteins encoded:
- the cooS gene encoding anaerobic carbon-monoxide dehydrogenase catalytic subunit, whose protein sequence is MLEKAACDGVVTAFDRADGLKPCPIGADGACCKMCAMGPCRLPKKKGGDEAGRRGVCGATPETVAARNFVRMIAAGTAAHSDHGRGVAEVFLSAAKGEAPGYGIKDEKKLLQVAMDFGVQIGDRPVNDIALDVAEIALSQFSTDDSLRFISRAPLKRQELWRKTGVVPRGIDREIVECMHRTHMGVDQDYQNLLMQGARTALADGWGGSMVATELQDIMFGTPYPILGRVNLGVLDPEQVNIVVHGHEPLLSEMLVWASRDPELLEKARANGAKGINMAGICCTANEILMRHGIPLAGNILQQELAIITGVVDAMIVDVQCIMQSLPTVAQCFHTKVITTSPKAKMRGAIHVEFNEHDAVASAKAIVSQAIEAFTQRKGEAMVPAEQVDLVAGFSHETINYLLGGLFRASYRPLNDNIINGRIRGIAGVVGCNNPRVPHDEVHVAMVKELIKNDVIVLQTGCSAMACAKAGLLVPDAASQFAGSGLAEVCETVGIPPVIHMGSCVDNSRILMAATAVVKEGGLGDDISDLPAAGAAPEWMSEKAISIGQYFVASGVYTVFGVTWPTLGSDELTKFLFEGMEDRFKGKWAFEPDPIEGAKLMIAHIDLKRKALGIDKARERVLFDMAMRRELA
- the ftsH gene encoding ATP-dependent zinc metalloprotease FtsH — encoded protein: MNKAFRNIMVYLLILLVSISIANYLATGGTDSREISYTEFLAAIREGNVRQVTVEDGHKVTGVLKDGSEFLAIIPEDPALYQVLEQEGVAIIVKPPSQPALWTTLLSTILPVILVVGAFFFIMQQTQGGGNRVMQFGRSRARLHTPADKKRITFSDVAGVDEVKEELQEIVDFLKHPKKYMEIGARIPKGVLLFGAPGTGKTLVARAVAGEAGVPFFSISGSDFVEMFVGVGASRVRDLFEQAKKSSPAIVFIDEIDAVGRQRGAGYGGGHDEREQTLNQLLVEMDGFSVNEGLIVIAATNRPDVLDPALLRPGRFDRQIVLDKPDLRGRIEILKVHSKSKPLASDVDLDVLAQRTPGFTGADIENMVNEAALLAARRRRKIIGMEEMEEAIDRVLAGPERKSRIISEKEKKIVAFHEAAHALVARKLPNTDPVHKVSIIPRGGALGYVLQLPIEDRYLITRSEIMDRITVALAGRCSEELIFKEVSTGASDDLEKATKMVRKMIMEFGMSEKLGPLTFGNKQDHVFLGRDIARDRNYSEEVAASIDDEVRRIVSLCYKRAQDLLTENMEMLNKVAGTLMEKETLEGHELEDLLNNVAEKAS